CAACGACCGCGTAAAATTGCGTTTCCTCTCCGCTAAGAGCTCGCGTCGGTTTCAAGTcgcgagctcttaacgaataaatactgtacactttttttcaaatattatgtTCAGTGTTCCGAATTCGAAGATACCTCGTTGGATCCCGTTTCCACGAAGCACGTGGAAAATACACGATACAcaagattttgatgtttctcacaATACTCTCGATCCCATCTCTAATGAGGATCTAGTGATGTTTCTTCACAGATAGAACAAAAACGTTTTTGGGTATTAAAGTGACACGTTCTCTGTGTCCTTGCTCCGTTTGCGTATTTATCGCAGATGATCGGCCTTACACTCGAAAAACaacaataggaattactcgagggtCTTAATACCTCTATTCCGTGTGTCCACGAAGACGTCTCGTTTGTTCAATTtcacgaaaagaaacaaaacggaAAACTCATCCGGCACGTACGAggtatcgaaacgaacaaataaaaaaaaagaaaaaaaaagtcgacAAGGAACGTTATCTCTGTTGTTTCGCGTGGTCTCGTCGGGGCTGTTCgaatagaaaacaaaaaaaattacacgtatAAAAAAACAATCTGTGCACGTGTGCACGTGACTAACTCTAGTCACTAAGTCAAGCAATCACTGATCTAAATTCTATACAGAAGGATCTGTTTGTAAACTACCGTGAATTCTTTTGGGATAGGTGATACACAACGTTAATCAATGACGAGGACCAAGCTTTTTGTTCGCAAGCTGTGCCTCCGGAAGTGTTATCAGCTTGTCACACAGGTTCAAGAATGAGAAATTGACGAACGGCGGATGGGGGATTCGCAACGGTTCTGTTTATAgaaaataatgtttttttttttttgtctgttGTGCTCCGTTTGTCTTTTTACACACACACGTGCTTCTGATCACGAGCACGAACTTACATGGACCGGCGCGATGTTCTTTACTCCATTGCGGAGGGCGCCTTGCGGGCCTTCTGTTGCGGCTACACAGGGACATAGAGATTTGAGAATTAGAGATCCTGTATTGCAATACCTCTTGTGCGCGAGGTACGCGGAACTATGTTTCCCAAATTGTGACTCGAGCTACGATTTTTCCTCACTGGGTTTGGAATTGCTATCGTTTTTTGAATTTTCTACAGGTAGAATATTTCTGACCGGGGGATATACCGCAACAGGACGCGGGTGTAGCACGACACGCCTGAAGAGATCCGTTTTCCGAGAAGACGATACGTAAATCGTTTTCCTCGCCACGTTAAACAACTACCGTTCCATTTACTCTCTTTGCAGCATCTCACGAGCTAATTCGGAAATACCAAGTTTCGCAACTTAACGTTTCCTTAATATCTTTCTCGAGTTTCTATCGTACGGTGTTAATAACGAGAAACTTATTCCTACAAAGGATCGGTCTTCTATCTCGACAATATCAATCAAGAGGTTAATGCTTCGTAATACTTCGTTTCCTCGATATTAGATTCTTGAGTCTAACAACTTGCAAATTTGTACTTGCGTTACTAAACCCTTTGCgttgtataaatatacatatatttatatcggAGAGTCTCTAATTAATCAAGTTGGAGAAGTTTCCTTCTGTTTGGTCTCTGTCCCTGTTACTGTTTACACGAGTCCCTTCGTTTCCTAACGGTTATGCGTTGAAAGTATATATTTCCTAACACGGAACGAACTAAAGTTTCCGACGATACAAAGAGAAACGCTATTGAAAGAAATCGGTATTGTACTCGCGAGAAACAACGGTCCAGTGATTCAGCTTACCGCTGGGCTCAGTCCGCGCGCGGCACTTCCTCCACGTCCCTTGGTGCGGAACTTGGTGATCGCCTGTTCAGCTAGATCCGCCCTCTCCTCTGCTTCttcaagttcctgttgcgcttTGCGGAATTTGGCAAGATTCAGAGCAGCTATCTCTTCAGCCTCCTCGATCTGTCTCTTGTACGTCTTAATCTTCTGCTGAAGTTTGTCGACAAGATCTTGCATGCGCTCGTGGTTCTTGCGGTCTTCATCCGCCTGAAATTAACGCAGTTATTATTGCAACTGGGATTACAACTAGATTTGAATCAATGTTCACGCGTTACCAGAAGTTTCGAATTCGAAGAACGGCGAAACAATCGCGTTATAAATCTGTCATAGATTGTATCTGgttttatcgatcgaagaatcggCGAAATCGACTCGTACCTGGAAGCTCAACTCCTTGATACGGCGTTCGGACTTGCGGAGGTTCTTCTGAGCATCAGCGTGTCTCCTTTGTTCTCCATCCAATTCGTTCTCCAGTTCGCGGACGCGTTGTTCAAGTTTCTGGATAGCCTTCTTGCCACCTTTGAGGGCGTTTGCCTCGGCTTCGTCCAGACGCACCTGGAGCTCCTTGATTTGAGTCTCGAGAGCCTTGCGCAGTTTCTCTTGAGTTTGAGCGTGATCTTGCTCGGCTCGGAGTTCGTCGGCCAATCTAGCCGCGTCGACCATTGCcttctttgccttctcttcgGAGTTCTTCGCTTCGTTCAGAAGTTCATCCAGATCAGACTGAAACAATTGATTTTCTTCAAATTCCGTgccttcgaataaaaatatttcggtcAACTTTCTACCGTGAGTAACATTTTTAGAAACTATCGTTAACGAATAATCAAGAACGAACGATCCTGTTGATCGTTGCGTTTCGTACAACACGCCTAAAAGTGACCTAAAAGTAATACTCACGTGGAGGGTCTGGAGTTCAGCTTCGAGTTTCCTCTTGGCAGCGGATATAGAGGCATTCTGAGCACCAAGTTCGTTGAGTTGCTCATGGCAGTCGGCCAATTCTTGTTCTGCCTGGCGACGTCCGCGATCCGCTTGTTCCAGAAGAGTGCGGCTTTCTTCGAGTTCGTTCTGCAGTGCGTTGGCCCGACGTTCTGAGATTCCAAGGAGTTCTCTTGCCTCGTCGCGCGCTCGTTGTTCCTCTTCAAGAGCGGTCTGCACGTCCTTCAGTTGTTGTTGGTATCTCTTGATGTTCTTCTGGGCCTCAGCGTTCGCCTTGTTCGCGTGATCCAGAGCGATTTCCAATTCGTTGATGTCGGCCTCGAGCTTCTTCTTCATGCGCAGCGCCTCAGCTTTGCCCTGGAAATTACGCAACATTCGCGtccaattaaaaattttacgagCTACTAAATTTAACGATTGCGATTTTCGATCATCGAAAATCAGGAGACAACCATTCAACGTGTTCGTTCTCAACCGACCTTGGCTTCTGCTTCGAGGGATGCTTGCATGGAATCGAGAGCACGTTGGTGATTCTTTCTGGTGTTTTCGAATTCTTCCTCTTTCTCCTGGATACGGCGGTCAATCTCCTGTCGAACTTGGCTAAGTTCAAGCTGGCTGCGGAGAACCTTGTTCTCTTCTTGTTCGAGAGCAGCTTCGGCCTCCTCGAGTGCGGCTTGAAGTTCATCCTTCTCAGCCTCCAGGCGCTTCCTGGCCTTCTCGATCTCGTGGATGTTGCGTCCACCCTCGCCGATTTGGTCCAGAAGATCTTTGACTTCGTCGGCAAGGTTCTTGTTTTCGCGGCGTACTGCCTCCAGTTGTTCCTGGCCTTCCTCGTATGCACCTTCATTCGAAAAGCAAACAACGTATTAATCCATGCTACCTTCTATtgaaaccctttgcactcgattaTTCTTCGCTACTAGAAACCAACGCTTCGAAAGAATCCttcgagtcgtaaaattaatccggaacggaacattttcacaTACTTGGCATATATACGTTTACGaaaacgtgatatttaaattccaatttgaattacaAACCACGAACGTTTTCCCGGGTCGGAATCGGTACACCGAACTAGGTAGcgaccgagggtctcctctcgagtccaaagggttaaacgaaCCGATGTTCAACGTTAACGCGACCTCTCGAGTTGAACTTCGAAAGAGACGTTTCGCTGAAAGAAGTAGAAGTACCGTACCTCTGAGCCTGAACAGTTCCGTGCTGTAGTTGCGGCATTCCTTTTGGCTGGCGTCGAGTTCGGCGGCAAGATCGTCGACCTTGAGCTTCCATTCGCCAATAATCTTGTCGAAGGCCTTCTGTTTCTTCTCGGCAGCGTTGGCAATTGCTGTTGCACGGTCGACCTCGATCTGCAGGTCCTCGACCTCCGTCGATAATCTCTGTTTCGTTTTCTCGAGCGCGATGACCTTCTGGTTGAGGGATTCGATGGTCTCCTCCGCTTCCGCCAAACGTGCCTGCAACTTTCTCTTAGCTTCCTCGAGTTCTTCCGCTCTTGCAACGCCCTCGGACTCGTACTTGGTACGCCACAATTGGGCCTCCGCGTTCGCCTTGCTCAGCTGCCTCTGTAGATCAGCCTTGCCCTCCGCCTCTTCCTCGACTTGTTCCCGAATGTTGTCCAGATCGTGTTCCAGGTTACGGAATTTGCCAAGCAGTGTGGCGCGTTCCCTTCCTTCCTCGTCGGCCAATCGTTTCGTGTCCTCGAGTTGCGTGGTGAGCGAGATCTTGATTTTGGAAAGCTGGCTAACTTGGGACTCGGCCTCCTCCAGTTGGCGCAGGAGGTCGCTGTTCTCGATCGACAGCTTCTTCTTGGCGGCGTCGAAGTCGTTCAGGGTGCGGTTCACCTCTTCGAGTTTACCCTGGGTCTCGTTCAATTGGTGTTGCAATTGCTTGACGATCTTCTCTTGGGCGGCCTTTGTTCGAaatgttggaaatatttaatcgaacgCCTCGAATCGATCGCTCGAGCTTCGAATTTACGTTTGGACGATCCTTCCGGAAGGATTTCGTGGCGAACGTGGAATATTTACCAGCACGATGCGATCGTGCCCAATGGAAAGACGAACGAACTCTGATAGACCGATCGGTGAACAATTTTTGATGTTAAATATCGTCCAAACGTCAACTCGAGCTTCAAATAGAAATGTACACACGAGGAGCAAGCTTTGCAATCTGGACACACTTTCCAACGGTGCAAGGTATGTACGAAAACATTCACGAGATTCATGGAATCTTCCTCAAACTCGTTTCCTCTCTCAGCTGCAACGGCTACCCGATGAAGCTGTTAGTTGCGTTAGTTTGCCGAATTAGGAAGGATTTTCGAACGGACGTCTTACCTTCTCGTTGCTCAGGTGGTCTACGCTCGCGCGCATGTCGTTCAATTCGCTGAAGTATTGCACCTTCTCTTTCTCAACCCTGGTTTTCATTGAAACAGATTCGAAGAGAATGATTAGTGACCAGGGAGGATAAAATTAGATAGACGACATTTTGGTTACGATGAAATACATTActggaagaaatatttcaaagataTCGACGGAAACCTGAAAATTAATCACAGAGACAAGGGGAACATTTTCGTGCTCATTCCGATACGTCGAAGGTTGGACAAAAAACAATCTACGAAGAGTAACGAATCGCTGTTTagtatgaaaaagaaaaaacaaattgtAGTCCCTCCGGTCAATTACAGCGTTTGAAAACAGAATTTTGATTCCGTGCtaactctgaaagtagatcgagAACACAAAACAGGAAGAAAAGACAGACACGACAGatgatttttcaaacaaatttcgaataaacaGGGTCTCGACATTCTCGTTGTTTTTAATGTACCTTTTCGCGGGCAACCTGATCCGTCGTGGCACGAGAATTATTCAGCTCGGAGTGGATGTCATGACGGCCCTTTTCGGCTCTATTGAAAACATCGCATTACGTTCTCGATTCTTTGAAAACGTTCATCGTTACGTTAAACGcaaagtaaatttcttcgttgctAATATATATAGTTTCTACAGTCTCTAGAAAATCTTCTACACCGAGAGATCAATATTTCGGACTAAATCTTAACCTGTATAGTATCTTTCGAGTACTTCTACAAGCTGAGGAATCCGATCACGAACAGAAAGAAACATTCTTTTCTCTAATAACATAATTTCTCGTACTTGGAGACACTCGAACTCAATCGATCATTACCGTTAATCGTCGAGAATTAAAGGGTGTCCCAAATATCACCGGTAGATTTGAATTTACTCGAAAAAGTAAAGTAAGCTGTCccaattatcaccggtcgatttgaatttactTGAAAAAGTAAAGTAAGCTGTCCCAAATATCATCGGTAGATTTGAATTTACTTGGAAAAGTAAAGTAAGTTGTCccaattatcaccggtcgatttgaatttactCGAAAAAGTAAAGTAAGCTGTCCCAATTattaccggtcgatttgaatttactCGAAAAAGTAAAGTAGGCTGTCCCGTTTataaccggtcgatttactttatcAAGTAAGttcgaatcgaccggtgataataGGGACACCTTGAAGAAGTTCTAGTCCGTTCGTGTGGATGCGATATAATATCGATAAGTGTCAATGTCACCGTCTCACCTAGCCTTGAGCTTGTTGAGTGTGTCAATTTGTTCTCCCATTTCGGCAACGGCATCGTTATGCTTCTTGCGCAAGCTGGCAAGGGTAGCTTCGTGCTGAATGTTGGCTTCCTCGAGGTCCCTGCGAAGCTTGCTAAGTTCAGCCTCCCTCTTCTTGTTGAGCTCGATTTGAGCAGAGGTGGCGCCACCAGCTTCTTCGAGACGTTCGCCAAGTTCCTCAAGTTCTCGTGCAAGGTCGCTGCGTTGTTTCTCAGCTTTCACGCGAGAACCACGCTCAGCTTCGATCTTTTGTAAACAGAGACGTAGACGTTCGATGTACACTCGAGCCAATTGTGAAAACCGAAAGTACATTTCTCTTTTTCGATAAACTTACTTCttcctcgagttcttcgataCGTGCTTGCAGTTCCTTGATCTGTTTCTGTAACTTGCCGACCAAGGACTGTTCGTCTTCGAGTTTAGCGGTTAAGGACGAGAGTTCCTTGTCCTTGCGTTGGATAGTTTGCTCGAGTTCCTTCTTGTTTCTCTCGAGGTCAGCAACGGCTTCTTGTGTGAGTTTCAAGTCACCCTCAACCTTCCTCTTGGACTTCTCTACGTCAGCCCTGTGGAAAcaattatgtaaaattattaaatttaccgGTTTGCACGGTACCAAACATTAATATGAACCAATTATAACTCTTCTGTTACAGCTTCGAAGCGAATTCGTCTCGGAAAATGTATCTATCTCTTTTAAgataagaatataaagaaacattttttaaaaattctttttaaattcattttaccgtcgaaaatgtttgaaattgtaATCGTTAAAATATACTGACCGTGATTTCTTTTCACGTTCAAGGGaatcctcaagttcgtcaagagTATGCTCGAGTTTGATTTTGACTTTGTTAAGGTGGTTGACCTTGTCTTCGGCAGCCTGGAGCTCCTCGCCAGTCTTCTGGTTAACCTCACCCTGGTTCTTCTTCTCTTTGTTCAATTTGTTGATCAATTCGTCTTGGTGAGCAATCTCGTCGTTCAAGTTGCGTATTTGGTGATCCTTCGTTGCTTTGTCTTGCTCTGACTTCTGGAGATTGAGCTCGAGGTCTTCGATGTCTTTTTTCAAACCAGCTACCTCCTGTTCGAGTTTCTTCTTATTTTGGAAGAGGTTGTTTCTTGAGTCTTCTTCTTCCTTGAATCTATCGTTAAGGTCCTGTGATAGATAAAATAAAAGTTAACGGATACTCTATGGATGCTatcgtatttttcttcgcgttGGTTCACCTTACGATAAGAGTGAACATTTTCTTAGCTGCCACTGttcgatattttcgttcgaaagtagtatCGATTCGTTGCACTTCGTTCTCAAGGGTACTCTTCAATCGATCGTATTAAATATGTTTAATAATaagaatgtattatataatttgaTCGTTGCTTCTCAATATTTTTCCTCGCGTTGGTTCACCTTACGATAAGAGTGAAACATTTTCTTAGCTACCACTGTTCGatgttttcgttcgaaagtagtatCGATTCATTCTCACGGGCACTTTTCGATCTCatcgtattaaatatatttaataataagaacgtattatataatttgATCGTTGCTTctcaatattcaataattttcagctgcagtaaaaattaattttgatcttcACAGCACGATGCATACTATTATTTAATACATCCGAGTGTTACTTTACTCCAGATCCATTGCTCGAGTATGTACACGTAATGCAACGTTGCATTACGAcgatagaaatatatatttaatagcgACTCGTGTTCGATGGAGGATTCAGTGTCGTACTCGATTAACTGGATGTATTTATATCTAACATAttcgacaaaaatattcaacaagTAGTCCACTTGGTCCCGATATTATTATACAGGCTTAAAAATATTGCGTTACGACGATGCGGATGAATTGAGTAAACATAAACAAGTAGAATCATCTGGCAAGCTGAGATGATGCGTGGGTGTTGAATCATTCGTTACAAGAAGAAGGCTAGTTCATGGAAGTGGCTTTCGATCCAAGGACGCGAAGAACGTCAAAGAACATCTCGAGGAGTCTACCACGAAGTGGAAAATCAGCAACACTGATGTTCGATGAtactaaataaatattactttttaaaGGATTTGCGAACCACCGTGTTAGAATCGCAAAAAAAATGATTCATGCTCGAAGAAACGCGAGCTTTCGAGTATTATAGCGTATCGTTATGATATcacttattatttattaaccgtTACGGTGAATCACAGACCTCTGGTGGAAAGTATTGCATCATTCGTTTACCTAACACCTTTAGAAATAACtgttcgtattatttttactttcgtatAAATAGCAATTGCACGAAAATGTAATTATCTCAATTGGAGAGTATAAATAACAGTGTAAGTTACCAAATGCCGTAGAAATAATACTAAAAGAATAgttaaaattgttcgaacgaaacgtgaaTAAATTCATTTACTCGCCGGAAGTAAACATTCGTCGCAAGGTGTATTTAATGCTACATTATCAAACTGAACGAACTTCAAATTAAATCGAATACATTGTTGCgtgttatttattatattggctatttcgtattaattattttatcatcgtaccttttctttttttacgcatATCGATAAAGTTCACGAGACCTTTTCGGAAGATTACTCAAGATTCCTGTCACGCGATTGttttgcaacgaagaaagacgtcGTTCGAGTGGTGcacgaaaatggaaaaaaaagattACCGATGATATCGAACGGTCATTGTCTTCCATCGATTCCGTTTTCAAGATTTTATCATCCCGATGTTGACACAATCCTCTTAAATAAAGTTCAGAAGTCTAACTCGGACCAATATTATCCACGATCGTCTCGTCGACCACACGATCGttttgcaacgaagaaagacgtcGTTCGAGTGGTGCACGAAAATGGCAAAAAAAATTACCGATGATATCGAACGGTCATTGTCTTCCATCGATTCCGTTTTCAAGATTTTATCGTCCCGATGTTGACACGATCCTCTTAAATGAAACACGAATTGTACGAACACGAGTTACGAAGATTCAGCCACGACAATAACACCCGATGTAGGGTAAACGCAACCGAGATAATTCCGTAAAGTTAAAAGACGAAGCGAAAGTACCCTAGACGGAGGTACTTTAATCGATTCGAGACGAAGAGGATCTCTCGAACGAAGACGTACGGTCAAGAAGTTCCACGATGACGCATATAAGTGTACCGACGTATAAATACATCTTACACCTGTTACCTCCTTCGTTTTCTCGGCTGTTCCAGCGCATAGCCACGCCCACTTTTAATAACCTGGAATCTGGGATCGACGGTGGCTAAATTTGGCTCCTTTAAGGTAGGGGAAAGCTGTTCAATGTTTCCTCTCCCCGACAACCGCGTTAAGCCAGTTTAAACGATTTTTTCTGTTATTCTACTACTTTCCTCCCTAGCCGAGCCGCGCGCGGCGTCGCGTTAATTACAAATTTACTTCCTGCTATCGCGAATATCTCGTACGAGTTCAACCGGCTCGCGATAAAATCGACCCGCGGAGCTATTGATAGGGCTTTACGGTCGTTCATTTAGTTCCTTAACGAACGGTTGAACGAAAAGGGGCCTCGTCTTGAAATTGCACTCGACTCACAGAGAGATCCGCTAATCTCTCCGTACCATTAGTAACAGGTATAAATATCGAAAACGTGAACGCGTATTGCTCCTTGGAAAAACGATGCGCGTAACGATCGATCCGGATTCAGAGTTTCAAATATTCTAACATCGAgcgagaaaatttttttccatgcGTAAACGATTGTCTAAAAGTTACTCCTCGGTTGTAGAAAGTCACAGGCTATTTGAATTATTAAATGGTTTAAATTGTAACAACGTTCTCCCAACGGGGAATAAAACGTGTAAGAATACGGTTAGTGAAGAATTTCATCGTTTAATAATCGTGAGgatattattgtaatttaaattttaaacttgctacaaaaatttttctATCGCAGATTGTACGCTTGGGTACGTCCGAAGAGGACTGGGAGCAACGCGGTCGAAAGCGAAAGAAGCacgtaaatatgtaaataaatttgttactCGGTATCGTCGCGTTTTAAACTGTTATTGCGGTGTTAAATATTCGCGAGTTACTCGCACGATATTTATTACGCTTCTCTTTTCAACGTTGCGTTTCGTAAAAGTGTCGTCCGCTTGATCGAACCGCGACGATCTCGTAATTTTCGACACGTGGCTGCTCGATATCATTTATCGCTCGATCTTGGCGATTCTCTCCCCATAAATTCGACGTTACGGACAGAATGGTCGCGATAGTCGTGCGTATGAGCCATTTCCTGTCCGCACAAAGAGGTCTCGAAAGACGCACGAAGCGATCCTAAATTCAATCTCGAAACGAGCCTGCGACAGTCCAACTGGTGTCAACAGAAAATATGTGCTGGTCGCCGGTTTAAAAGGCACCCGTTAAAAATAGTCTGGAATTCTGGAACGAGCCTCGGTTCCCCACGATGTAaccaaactcccctttctcgagaATCACTTTCGTTACGAATTCTTATGTATCTTCGTGAGCTGTCCGCAAACCCGAGACTCGGAACGTGACAGCGAAGAAATAGTTACCGTCACGGTAGGTTACACGTTAATTCGTATGATAAAGTTACATCGATATCACAAATTGTTTTTCATTGAATtttcgaaagagaaataatcttcgtctttgaaaatattctacaacAGATATTCATCCGTTTCGATTTGTTCtcccttttcatttttttataaatcgatGATTGCATTCTGATCTGTCAAGCTTTTCATCGAATCTGTGATACAATTCTCTGTCGAGTAGTTAGGTTAATCTCAATAGTAACTTTCTGTATCAACGATTATAAAGATCCAATTTCTTTACCATCTTATCTAAATATTTAATACTACTATTTCCTGGAAAACTTCGTCCTCTTATTGGAACTGTTTTTCACCGTATGCGAACATTTTACAATCGTTTGTATCAATCAGCAGGTTACTGTATCCTTTTCACTTCGGTAGTTAGTtactttttgtataaaattgccAAATGGAATGTTTTTCTTAGCTTCGGACTTTTACCGATATATTTAAACGAAGAACCAATTTAACTacgttttattcattttttatacatCGAGAAAGATCCAAAATCAAAATTAACTATCGTGCCGATATTGGTTctatcgattattattttatataaaaaaaaagtgacCGAAATAATCTTTGGAAATGTTAAACATCGATGGAATAAAAAGATTCGGGCGCGTCGTCTCGAAAACAGGGCGGAGAAATAATAAGAGAGACcggaatgaaaaagaaattgtgAGGACTGAAAAAACAACACTCGGCTGCTATAATTTTAGAACGAATGCAGGAAACGACCGAATATGTATGGCGATAAAGCTGAATGATTCGTCGCCGAAGAAAAATAGCGCGCGACGAGCGGTGAAGTCAGACACGGGTCTGACTAATGATGCGCCCTCGCTACTTTGTGGCTGCGCTTCTTGCGCAACGACGATGTATCAACTCTTGTCAGGTGCATCATTCCCGGTAACCCGAGCCAGATTCATTTAAATTATGATCGGACACCGGTGGTGCTCGAATTTCAAGCTTTCCCAAAAAAAACTCTCTTGGACGTTCGCGTTTGGAAGCCGATCGTCTCCTAATTTTACTTCTGTAATCTATGGATTTTAGATTTCGCGTAGTAAATTAACACGCTACTCTCGTTAATTAGAAATTCCAGACGcgagttttttgttttttgttttttttgtttggaGAAATTAGCGCGTAAATTAATACACGTTTGATCTTTCGTAGAGATCGTACGTTTCTCCTTCGAGAAGAAAACGCTTGGAAATTCTTTTTTTGGAAAActtcatatttttctaaaaattaacaTCCCCGAATGTACGATTCATGATAGGTATAAATTAAAATCAGGATATTTTTCGTCCATGAATTGctagaaattaattaatattttctggGTATACTCGAGAGAAAGTTTACTTTCCATACCAAtgatgaaaaatgtttaaccgttcgatcgaacgcgatgtTTCTAcggtttttcgaaaaatattttcggatAGGTATGCAGGAAATGATCTCGAGGGAAAGCTATTCGCAGCttcatattataaataaatatccagCGAAGTTTCTCCGCCTGTTATTCTTTTCGGTATTTAaagctttcgtttcttcgtattttcccgtatatttttctttctaatcTGTTTTTATTAACTGCAGCCGTAACGCACGAATGTCCACGGTGGAATTTCGAATCATTGAGAA
The sequence above is drawn from the Ptiloglossa arizonensis isolate GNS036 chromosome 1, iyPtiAriz1_principal, whole genome shotgun sequence genome and encodes:
- the Mhc gene encoding myosin heavy chain isoform X19, coding for MPKPKPQEGEDPDPTPYLFVSLEQKRIDQTKPYDAKKACWVPDEKEGYVLGEIKATKGDVVTVGLPGGESKDFKKDQLQQVNPPKYEKCEDMSNLTYLNDASVLHNLKQRYYAKLIYTYSGLFCVAINPYKRFPVYTSRCAKLYRGKRRNEVPPHIFAISDGAYVNMLTNSENQSMLITGESGAGKTENTKKVIAYFATVGASTKKADDANQKKGSLEDQVVQTNPVLEAFGNAKTVRNDNSSRFGKFIRIHFGPSGKLAGADIETYLLEKARVISQQSLERSYHIFYQMMSGSVAGLKDMCCLSNNIQDYYFVSQGKTTIPNVDDGEECLLTDQAFDVLGFTQEEKNDIYKITAAVMHMGGMKFKQRGREEQAEADGTEEGERVAKLLGCDCADLYKNLLKPRIKVGNEFVTQGRNKDQVAYSVGAMSKAMFDRLFKWLVKKCNETLDTKQKRQHFIGVLDIAGFEIFDFNGFEQLCINFTNEKLQQFFNHHMFVLEQEEYKKEGIDWEFIDFGMDLAACIELIEKPMGILSILEEESMFPKATDKTFEEKLNNNHLGKSPNYLKPKPPKPGQQAAHFAIGHYAGNVPYNITGWLEKNKDPLNDTVVDQFKKSANKLLVEIFADHPGQSGDTGGGGGGKGGRGKKGGGFSTVSSSYREQLNNLMTTLRATQPHFVRCIIPNEMKQPGVIDSHLVMHQLTCNGVLEGIRICRKGFPNRMVYPDFKLRYMILAPAAMAAESDPKKAAQACFESIGLDPESYRIGHTKVFFRAGVLGQMEEFRDERLSKIVSWMQAYIRGYLSRKDFKRLQEQRLALVVVQRNLRKYLQLRTWPWWKLWQKVKPLLNVTRIEDELAALEEKARKAQEAFEKEEKLRKELEEQNTKLAAERNALQRQLDGEKGSLSEYMEKSLKLAAQKADLESQLQDLNDRFKEEEDSRNNLFQNKKKLEQEVAGLKKDIEDLELNLQKSEQDKATKDHQIRNLNDEIAHQDELINKLNKEKKNQGEVNQKTGEELQAAEDKVNHLNKVKIKLEHTLDELEDSLEREKKSRADVEKSKRKVEGDLKLTQEAVADLERNKKELEQTIQRKDKELSSLTAKLEDEQSLVGKLQKQIKELQARIEELEEEIEAERGSRVKAEKQRSDLARELEELGERLEEAGGATSAQIELNKKREAELSKLRRDLEEANIQHEATLASLRKKHNDAVAEMGEQIDTLNKLKARAEKGRHDIHSELNNSRATTDQVAREKAAQEKIVKQLQHQLNETQGKLEEVNRTLNDFDAAKKKLSIENSDLLRQLEEAESQVSQLSKIKISLTTQLEDTKRLADEEGRERATLLGKFRNLEHDLDNIREQVEEEAEGKADLQRQLSKANAEAQLWRTKYESEGVARAEELEEAKRKLQARLAEAEETIESLNQKVIALEKTKQRLSTEVEDLQIEVDRATAIANAAEKKQKAFDKIIGEWKLKVDDLAAELDASQKECRNYSTELFRLRGAYEEGQEQLEAVRRENKNLADEVKDLLDQIGEGGRNIHEIEKARKRLEAEKDELQAALEEAEAALEQEENKVLRSQLELSQVRQEIDRRIQEKEEEFENTRKNHQRALDSMQASLEAEAKGKAEALRMKKKLEADINELEIALDHANKANAEAQKNIKRYQQQLKDVQTALEEEQRARDEARELLGISERRANALQNELEESRTLLEQADRGRRQAEQELADCHEQLNELGAQNASISAAKRKLEAELQTLHSDLDELLNEAKNSEEKAKKAMVDAARLADELRAEQDHAQTQEKLRKALETQIKELQVRLDEAEANALKGGKKAIQKLEQRVRELENELDGEQRRHADAQKNLRKSERRIKELSFQADEDRKNHERMQDLVDKLQQKIKTYKRQIEEAEEIAALNLAKFRKAQQELEEAEERADLAEQAITKFRTKGRGGSAARGLSPAPHRSAFKPQLDGSAFPPRFDLQPDGEL